A genomic stretch from Penaeus monodon isolate SGIC_2016 chromosome 25, NSTDA_Pmon_1, whole genome shotgun sequence includes:
- the LOC119589275 gene encoding uncharacterized protein LOC119589275, producing the protein MGPQGWILLLLAATAASRKFCAEKPRSICHEGILKVDLPGATSLWLEKERGCIFTKDKGEWTLNLRDCGVKNDIATEYPVMVQWAEAGKEPCIARAKCSNVAKRLQREIHRYVKRDVLPPEFAEPDYIEITSEVTGRAPIPILRVGVRQNGNLVDGEINVRPGTPLTMEVYLDNTSAGTYGIRMSHMEVTDAKDKRETIIFNGCSVDPILFDNFVTTSGDSVSAKFRAFKFPETSYVLFRGTVDVCLDKCQGIACSNGQLGYGRRRRDIDSQPSDPNKIFELTMMAYLKVGDDFNETSSEGPHFKTLRESVEESLILERAMTLGSSAPAPEEPLLIQSSGDEPSFIIFSAAHTHVPSALFAVASAFLLLFYH; encoded by the exons AGAAGCCAAGAAGTATATGTCACGAGGGCATACTAAAAGTGGACCTACCCGGGGCGACGTCCCTCTggctggagaaggagagaggctgCATCTTCACCAAGGACAAGGGAGAATGGACTTTAAATCTTCGCGATTGCGGAGTCAAGAATGAC aTCGCGACCGAGTAccccgtgatggtccagtgggcGGAAGCGGGCAAGGAGCCCTGCATCGCACGGGCCAAGTGCAGCAACGTCGCCAAGAGACTGCAACGTGAGATCCACAGATACGTGAAAAGGGATGTTCTTCCGCCGGAGTTTGCCGAGCCTGA TTACATCGAGATCACCTCCGAAGTGACCGGCAGGGCGCCCATCCCCATCCTGAGAGTGGGCGTGAGGCAGAACGGCAATCTGGTAGACGGAGAGATCAACGTCAGACCCGGGACGCCCCTTACAATGGAG GTGTACCTCGACAACACATCCGCAGGCACCTACGGCATCCGCATGAGCCACATGGAGGTCACCGACGCCAAGGATAAGAGGGAGACGATTATTTTCAATGG ctgcTCCGTAGACCCCATTCTGTTCGACAACTTCGTAACGACGAGCGGCGACTCTGTCTCTGCCAAGTTCCGGGCCTTCAAGTTCCCAGAGACGAGCTACGTCCTCTTCCGTGGCACCGTCGACGTGTGTCTGGACAAGTGCCAAGGA ATCGCGTGCAGCAACGGGCAGCTCGGCTACGGACGTCGTCGCCGAGACATCGACAGCCAACCTAGCGACCCCAACAAGATCTTTGAATTGACCATGATGGCGTACCTGAAGGTGGGCGATGACTTCAACGAGACTTCGAGCGAGGGCCCTCACTTCAAGACCCTCAGGGAGTCCGTGGAGGAGAGCCTGATCTTGGAACGCGCCATGACCCTGGGCAGCTCCGCCCCCGCGCCCGAGGAGCCGCTGCTGATCCAGTCTTCAGGAGACGAGCCGAGCTTCATCATCTTCAGCGCCGCCCACACGCACGTCCCAAGCGCCCTCTTCGCCGTCGCGTCCgccttcctgctcctcttctacCACTAA